A stretch of Physeter macrocephalus isolate SW-GA chromosome 8, ASM283717v5, whole genome shotgun sequence DNA encodes these proteins:
- the LOC102992911 gene encoding protocadherin beta-17: METPLPKATQKRQVTAIIILLLLWEVGGAVIKYSVLEERHSGSFVANLAKDLGLGLGELASRGAQILSKGNKQHLQVEHKSGNLLLKEKLDREELCGEMDPCILHFQVLLKNPVQFIQGELQLQDVNDHAPEFLENEILLKISESSHTGTAFPLKIAQDLDVGRNTVQNYTISTNFHFHLFTRNRSDGRKYPELVLDKELDREEQPELRLTLTALDGGSPPKTGTSQVLIMVLDINDNAPEFARQLYEVQVPENSPIGSLVITVSARDLDAGTHGELSYSFFQSSNQVIQAFEINTVTGDIRLKKMLDFEEIRSYRMEIEASDGGGLSGKCTVAIEVTDVNDNAPELTMSLLMKDIPENTPDTVVAVFGISDPDAGDNGKMKCYIQDHLPFLLKITVENFYTLVTEGALDRESKAQYNITITVTDMGTPKLKTEHNITVLVSDVNDNAPAFTQTSYTLSVRENNSPALHIGSVRATDRDAGANAQVTYSLLPPLDPHVPLASLVSINPDNGHLFALRSLDYEALRAFEFRVGAADRGSPALSSQALVRVLVADDNDNAPFVLYPLQNASAPCTELVPRAAEAGYLVTKVVAVDGDSGQNAWLSYQLLKATEPGLFGVWAHNGEVRTARLLGERDAAKHRLVVLVKDNGEPPLSASVTLHVLLVDGFSQPYLPAPEAEAADAAPAAALTVYLVVALASVSSLFLFSVLVFVAVRLCRRGGAASVGRCSVPEGPFPGHLLDVSGTGTLSQSYQYEVCLTGGSGTREFKCLKPLVPNIMGEGVGTDTEENSNFRNHFGFN; the protein is encoded by the coding sequence ATGGAGACGCCGCTACCCAAAGCGACGCAAAAAAGGCAAGTGACTGCCATTATTATTCTCTTACTACTGTGGGAGGTGGGTGGTGCAGTCATTAAGTATTCCGTTCTAGAAGAGAGACACAGCGGCTCATTTGTGGCCAACCTAGCAAAAGATCTGGGGTTGGGTTTAGGAGAGCTGGCCTCGCGGGGCGCCCAGATTCTTTCCAAAGGGAATAAACAGCATTTGCAGGTTGAGCACAAGAGTGGGAATTTGCTCCTAAAAGAAAAACTGGACCGGGAAGAGTTGTGCGGTGAAATGGATCCATGTATACTGCATTTCCAGGTGTTACTGAAAAACCCGGTGCAGTTTATTCAAGGTGAATTACAGCTCCAAGACGTAAATGACCATGCCCCTGAGTTCCTGGAAAATGAAATCCTCCTGAAAATCTCAGAAAGTAGCCATACAGGGACCGCATTTCCTTTGAAAATAGCTCAAGATTTAGATGTGGGCCGTAACACAGTTCAGAACTACACAATTAGCACCAACTTCCATTTCCACCTTTTCACTCGAAATCGCAGCGACGGCAGGAAATACCCAGAGCTGGTGCTGGACAAAGAGCTGGACCGTGAGGAGCAGCCAGAGCTCAGATTAACCCTCACGGCTCTGGATGGCGGGTCACCGCCAAAGACTGGGACTTCCCAGGTTCTCATCATGGTGCTGGACATAAATGACAACGCCCCTGAATTTGCTCGGCAGCTCTACGAGGTGCAGGTCCCAGAGAACAGCCCTATAGGCTCCCTTGTCATCACTGTCTCTGCCAGAGATTTGGATGCTGGGACCCACGGAGAGCTCTCCTACTCATTTTTCCAATCCTCAAATCAAGTCATTCAGGCCTTTGAAATCAACACAGTCACGGGGGATAttcgattaaaaaaaatgttggattTTGAGGAAATTCGATCTTACCGTATGGAAATTGAGGCCTCAGACGGCGGGGGTCTTTCAGGAAAATGCACTGTAGCCATAGAAGTGACGGATGTAAACGACAACGCCCCTGAATTGACCATGTCATTACTCATGAAAGATATCCCAGAAAACACCCCTGACACTGTGGTCGCTGTTTTCGGAATTTCAGATCCAGACGCCGGGGACAATGGCAAAATGAAGTGTTATATCCAAGACCATCTACCCTTCCTTCTGAAAATTACTGTAGAAAATTTCTACACCTTGGTAACAGAAGGAGCGCTAGACCGAGAGAGTAAAGCCCAATATAATATCACCATCACCGTCACAGATATGGGGACACCGAAACTGAAAACCGAGCACAACATAACCGTGCTGGTGTCCGACGTCAACGACAACGCCCCCGCCTTCACCCAGACCTCCTACACCCTGTCCGTCCGCGAGAACAACAGCCCCGCCCTGCACATCGGCAGCGTCCGCGCCACAGACAGAGACGCGGGCGCCAACGCCCAGGTCACCTACTCGCTGCTGCCGCCCCTCGACCCGCACGTGCCCCTGGCCTCCCTGGTGTCCATCAACCCGGACAACGGCCACCTGTTCGCCCTGAGGTCCCTGGACTACGAGGCCCTGCGGGCGTTCGAGTTCCGCGTGGGCGCCGCCGACCGCGGCTCCCCCGCGCTCAGCAGCCAGGCGCTGGTGCGCGTGCTCGTGGCGGACGACAACGACAACGCGCCCTTCGTGCTGTACCCGCTGCAGAACGCCTCGGCGCCCTGCACCGAGCTGGTGCCCAGGGCGGCCGAGGCGGGCTACCTGGTGACCAAGGTGGTGGCGGTGGACGGCGACTCGGGCCAGAACGCCTGGCTGTCGTACCAGCTGCTCAAGGCCACGGAGCCCGGGCTGTTCGGCGTGTGGGCGCACAACGGCGAGGTGCGCACGGCCCGGCTGCTGGGCGAGCGCGACGCGGCCAAGCACAGGCTGGTGGTGCTGGTCAAGGACAACGGCGAGCCGCCGCTGTCGGCCAGCGTCACGCTGCACGTGCTGCTGGTGGACGGCTTCTCGCAGCCCTACCTGCCGGCCCCGGAAGCGGAAGCGGCGGATGCGGCCCCGGCCGCCGCGCTCACCGTCTACCTGGTGGTCGCCTTGGCGTCGGTGTCGTCGCTCTTCCTCTTCTCGGTGCTGGTGTTCGTCGCGGTGCGGCTGtgcaggaggggcggggcggcCTCGGTGGGTCGCTGCTCGGTGCCCGAGGGCCCCTTTCCGGGCCACCTGCTGGACGTCAGCGGCACGGGGACCCTGTCCCAGAGCTACCAGTACGAGGTGTGTCTGACGGGGGGCTCTGGGACCAGGGAGTTCAAGTGTCTGAAACCTCTTGTCCCCAACATCATGGGTGAAGGGGTTGGTACGGACACCGAGGAGAACTCGAACTTTAGAAACCATTTTGGGTTCAATTAA